The following are from one region of the Penaeus monodon isolate SGIC_2016 chromosome 19, NSTDA_Pmon_1, whole genome shotgun sequence genome:
- the LOC119585453 gene encoding zinc finger protein 3 homolog — MKLKTLMRGERGSLWLESKTCTGAVESSSDHEPPRRKEYIAVPSDGDEQLVPTVAGESQGVKKEPGEYRDFEEPRRGDHGGLAAYPPRGDSQIFEELEYLEQSHPGDRSHQYQIRVEELLRRTRDYVQLQRMSQFYQQAAAMQMGLVPYPYPFVVGTPDMYARALSTPMVLPSPSHSLYRPTPQASPNTELSNVSSEFYDDESLENERRPVQDRVQPPRDSPMYASVRNESLPAYHEGRYIKEESPEDTSPEVSAVPQEVSLPMASPETKDFMNSLVAGSPWQPVSDSIGVHVKEEERSPVIGPLRRTRASTRSKRMSTIAVDEQDEESKVSDRGYFPRYYECGACNLRMRSHQGLNKHFSSHGSNLPHLPAVCAICREALPNAFELDNHVRTHDDAGKELLQRRRAERGVRRRHECPHCGKSLAKRDSLVEHMRIHTGEKPYTCEHCQESFRSWSMYWEHIRRHRGMKYKCATCKMEFKDQFYLQMHSCSLNVMLKG; from the exons ATGAAGTTGAAGACCTTGATGCGGGGAGAGCGTGGTTCCCTCTGGCTGGAGAGCAAGACCTGTACTGGAGCCGTTGAGTCTTCTAGCGACCACGAGCCGCCGCGACGAAAGGAGTACATCGCGGTGCCTTCGGACGGCGATGAGCAGCTCGTCCCAACCGTCGCAGGGGAATCCCAGGGCGTCAAGAAGGAGCCGGGAGAGTATCGAGACTTCGAAGAGCCTCGTCGTGGCGACCACGGAGGCCTCGCTGCTTACCCACCTCGAGGGGATTCGCAGATTTTTGAAGAGCTCGAGTATTTGGAGCAGTCTCATCCCGGGGATCGTAGCCATCAGTACCAGATTCGCGTCGAAGAACTGTTACGGCGCACTCGGGATTATGTTCAACTTCAACGGATGTCGCAGTTTTACCAACAAGCAG CTGCTATGCAAATGGGCTTGGTGCCCTACCCGTATCCATTCGTCGTTGGAACGCCCGATATGTACGCCCGAGCCCTCTCCACGCCCATGGTCCTCCCCAGTCCAAGCCATTCACTCTATAGGCCAACGCCACAGGCATCACCGAACACGGAGCTATCTAACGTTTCAAGTGAATTCTACGATGATGAATCCCTTGAAAACGAAAGGAGACCTGTGCAAGACAGGGTTCAGCCTCCGCGGGATAGCCCCATGTATGCTTCTGTCCGCAACGAGAGCCTCCCAGCTTACCATGAAGGAAGATACATCAAGGAGGAAAGCCCCGAAGATACCTCTCCCGAAGTATCTGCAGTTCCGCAAGAAGTCAGTCTGCCAATGGCGTCGCCTGAGACGAAAGATTTTATGAACTCTCTAGTCGCGGGATCTCCCTGGCAACCCGTTTCGGACAGCATCGGCGTCcatgtgaaagaggaagagagaagcccCGTGATCGGCCCGCTGCGGAGGACTCGGGCTTCCACGCGATCCAAGAGAATGTCTACCATTGCTGTGGACGAGCAAGACGAGGAATCCAAAGTCAGCGACCGTGGATATTTTCCAAG GTATTACGAGTGCGGCGCTTGCAACCTGCGAATGCGCTCCCACCAGGGGCTCAACAAACACTTCTCTTCGCACGGCTCCAATCTGCCCCACCTACCGGCCGTCTGCGCCATCTGCCGCGAGGCCCTTCCCAACGCCTTTGAACTTGACAACCACGTCCGCACACACGACGATGCGGGAAAAGAGCTCCTGCAGAGGCGGCGGGCGGAGAGGGGTGTCAGGAGGCGTCACGAGTGTCCTCACTGTGGGAAGTCCTTAGCCAAGCGGGACAGCCTGGTGGAACACATGAGGATACATACCGGGGAAAAGCCTTACACCTGTGAGCACTGTCAGGAATCTTTTAGGTCTTGGTCAATGTATTGGGAGCACATCCGGCGGCACAGAGGGATGAAGTACAAGTGTGCCACTTGCAAGATGGAGTTCAAGGACCAGTTCTACCTGCAGATGCACAGCTGTAGCTTAAACGTCATGTTGAAAGGATGA